One Desulfobulbus oligotrophicus DNA segment encodes these proteins:
- a CDS encoding NINE protein: MESTRTSHNLLIGYVAWLFGFIGAHRFYYGRPLSGTLYFFTMGFLFIGWIVDLFLIPQMDREADIRYVTGPIDYNVAWLLLIFLGLFGMHRLYMGKIGTGILYLLTFGICGLGYIYDLWTLNEQVTLVNSTAQHRPDMKSLTNGS; encoded by the coding sequence ATGGAAAGTACCCGCACCTCCCACAATCTGCTCATCGGCTATGTAGCCTGGCTCTTTGGTTTTATAGGTGCCCACCGGTTTTACTACGGCAGACCCTTATCCGGTACCCTGTACTTCTTTACCATGGGTTTCTTGTTCATCGGCTGGATTGTTGACCTGTTTCTCATCCCGCAGATGGATCGGGAGGCGGATATCCGTTATGTCACCGGTCCGATCGATTACAATGTCGCCTGGCTGCTCCTGATATTTTTGGGTCTATTCGGCATGCACCGTCTGTACATGGGCAAAATCGGCACCGGGATCCTCTATCTGCTGACCTTTGGAATCTGCGGGCTGGGCTATATCTACGATCTGTGGACATTGAACGAGCAGGTGACCCTGGTGAACAGCACTGCTCAGCATCGCCCGGACATGAAGTCGTTGACAAACGGTTCATGA
- a CDS encoding glycoside hydrolase family 3 N-terminal domain-containing protein, with product MSEQLPIGQMFTVGFLGTTVGPDHWIVEALTENRLGGILLFERNVDGTIQNIRSPQQVRELVHSLNRYAVEKPFVAVDQEGGKVCRLKAQAGFAPSPSAKELAESGVQGTATSAAVMAAEMAALGITLNFAPVVDLDLNPDNPIIGRYQRSFGCGPDIVAAHAQAFIAAHHHHGIGCCLKHFPGHGSAGSDSHLGFVDVTSCWQQQELDPYRCLFAAGYDDAVMTAHLVHHRLDPSGLPATLSPQIITGLLRQQLGFTGVVFSDDLQMQAISRRWGYAEAVQRAVLAGVDVLVVGNNLTPREDAVTAGIRAIEDMLADGRVDVQRIRQSLARIALFKKKIAGQHPWKVPAPPTICSSAM from the coding sequence GTGTCGGAGCAACTGCCGATCGGTCAGATGTTTACCGTTGGCTTTCTGGGGACTACAGTAGGGCCGGATCACTGGATTGTCGAGGCCCTGACTGAAAACCGGTTGGGTGGCATCCTGCTTTTTGAGCGCAATGTTGACGGCACGATTCAGAACATCCGCTCACCTCAGCAGGTACGGGAACTGGTGCACAGTCTCAACCGGTATGCCGTTGAAAAGCCCTTTGTCGCTGTTGATCAGGAAGGCGGCAAGGTGTGCCGTCTCAAGGCACAGGCCGGCTTTGCTCCATCACCCAGTGCAAAGGAGCTGGCCGAATCCGGCGTGCAGGGTACTGCCACATCTGCAGCTGTTATGGCCGCGGAGATGGCAGCACTTGGTATTACTCTTAATTTTGCGCCGGTGGTGGATCTTGATCTCAATCCTGATAATCCGATTATCGGCCGCTACCAGCGCAGCTTCGGATGCGGACCAGACATCGTGGCTGCCCATGCACAGGCCTTTATTGCGGCCCATCATCACCATGGCATCGGCTGCTGTCTCAAACATTTTCCCGGCCACGGCAGTGCCGGCAGCGACTCGCACCTGGGGTTTGTTGACGTGACATCCTGTTGGCAGCAGCAGGAACTGGATCCCTATCGCTGCCTTTTTGCCGCCGGATATGATGATGCCGTCATGACGGCACATCTGGTGCATCACCGACTTGACCCCTCAGGATTACCGGCGACCCTGTCACCACAGATCATCACCGGGCTGCTGCGGCAGCAGCTTGGTTTTACCGGTGTGGTGTTCAGCGATGATCTGCAGATGCAGGCCATCAGCCGGAGGTGGGGGTATGCGGAGGCCGTGCAGCGTGCGGTGCTGGCCGGTGTGGATGTTCTGGTGGTCGGTAACAATCTGACCCCGCGTGAGGATGCTGTGACTGCAGGCATTCGTGCCATAGAAGACATGCTTGCGGACGGGAGAGTTGATGTACAGCGTATCCGTCAGTCGTTGGCACGGATTGCCTTATTCAAAAAGAAAATTGCAGGACAACACCCATGGAAAGTACCCGCACCTCCCACAATCTGCTCATCGGCTATGTAG
- a CDS encoding pancreas/duodenum homeobox protein 1: MLRTGSIVVVVACLFKKRRADTVEQEEHCIGMMMQPEQIFTEKVLADLFPPERSNEFFDALFGDADEGAYDIALRFAAYDRATQTLQFNLDLHERPGRCLVCNLTAGLPQVFSRHPIINLNGLVTDIGRLLGDKVVCDQWQLGRTVQEEQSLHRIPLSIRLKNA; the protein is encoded by the coding sequence GTGCTTCGCACCGGATCCATTGTTGTCGTTGTTGCCTGTCTCTTCAAAAAAAGACGGGCGGATACTGTTGAACAAGAAGAGCATTGTATAGGGATGATGATGCAGCCTGAGCAGATTTTTACTGAGAAAGTACTGGCAGACCTGTTTCCACCGGAACGCTCCAATGAGTTTTTTGACGCCCTTTTCGGTGATGCTGATGAAGGGGCGTATGATATTGCCCTGCGTTTTGCAGCCTATGACCGCGCCACACAGACACTGCAGTTTAATCTGGATTTGCATGAACGTCCCGGTCGTTGCCTGGTCTGTAATCTGACCGCCGGTCTGCCCCAGGTGTTCAGTCGGCATCCGATTATCAATCTGAACGGGTTGGTCACGGACATTGGACGGCTGCTCGGCGACAAGGTGGTCTGTGATCAGTGGCAGCTTGGCCGCACGGTGCAGGAAGAACAGTCCCTGCATCGTATCCCGCTGTCCATCCGCCTTAAAAACGCCTGA
- a CDS encoding ATP-dependent helicase translates to MRVQSSFPENQSAESITEPAPLNLAQQIAVSHGDGPILVIAGAGSGKTRTLVYRMAHLIERGVEPESVLLLTFTRRAAQEMLQRAGELTAGSCRRVMGGTFHATANILLRRYGHLLNLGPNFTIIDRGDAEGIINLLKSSLGMGGAGKRFPSKRVVMNLISGAVNKSSSIEQLVYEDHLHLTEFLNDFYTIADHYRQFKRDHGLLDYDDLLVYWKQLLVESENARVELSSRFQHILVDEYQDTNLLQAEIVRLLAYCHQNVMVVGDDAQSIYSFRGADFANIMRFPEQFPGTRIVKLEENYRSTEPILQLTNAIIANAEKKFTKTLFTEKVGGVRPQLAAAPNEAAEARFIVQEIQKHHQNGTPLTDIAVLFRSGFHSFKLEIELAAHGFDFEKRGGLRLTESAHIKDVLSFLRVIINPWDNLSWNRILLQLEKVGPKTVQKILNSVRQADNPLTALTAYRPAPTWRLQFEKLVDMLGRLHQPDLTPSDQYDLVMEYYSPIFEKIYYDDYPKRRRELEQIKALISGYGDLQSFIDDTALDPPEVGADAEGIRSEQRLTLSTIHSAKGLEWDTVFVMGLAEGRFPHQHATPGEQWEEERRLLYVATTRAKKELFLTYPKEMLGSDRQLLRASLTPFLREVSPGLYTNIDQVSARTPLQTGQYQQTTSQLRHPNVQSARITYQEGMRVTHAFFGHGRVVSIPGPRRIEILFDRHGSKILHLDYAKLEILD, encoded by the coding sequence ATGCGCGTTCAATCTTCTTTTCCAGAGAACCAGTCGGCAGAATCCATCACAGAACCGGCACCACTCAACCTTGCTCAACAGATCGCGGTGAGCCACGGTGACGGTCCTATACTGGTGATAGCCGGCGCCGGTTCCGGCAAAACCCGAACCCTGGTGTACCGGATGGCCCACCTCATTGAAAGAGGTGTGGAACCGGAATCTGTTCTGCTCTTAACGTTCACCCGGCGGGCCGCCCAGGAGATGCTGCAGCGGGCCGGAGAACTCACGGCAGGATCATGCCGGCGGGTCATGGGGGGAACCTTCCACGCCACTGCCAATATTCTGCTGCGCCGATACGGTCATCTCCTGAACCTCGGCCCGAACTTCACCATTATTGACCGTGGCGATGCGGAAGGCATCATCAACCTGCTCAAGTCTTCATTGGGCATGGGCGGTGCCGGTAAACGGTTTCCATCCAAACGGGTGGTGATGAATCTGATCTCCGGGGCTGTCAACAAGTCCTCCAGTATTGAACAGCTGGTCTATGAAGACCATCTCCACCTCACCGAATTTCTGAACGATTTTTACACGATTGCCGATCACTACCGCCAGTTCAAACGTGATCACGGCCTATTGGACTACGATGATCTGCTGGTGTACTGGAAACAGCTGCTGGTTGAATCGGAAAACGCCAGGGTGGAACTGTCCAGCCGGTTTCAGCACATTCTGGTTGACGAGTATCAGGATACAAACCTGCTGCAGGCCGAAATTGTTCGCCTGCTCGCCTACTGTCATCAGAACGTCATGGTGGTCGGCGATGATGCCCAGTCTATCTACAGCTTCCGTGGAGCGGATTTTGCCAATATCATGCGCTTTCCTGAGCAGTTTCCCGGCACCAGAATCGTGAAACTCGAAGAAAACTATCGCTCCACCGAACCGATCCTGCAGCTGACCAATGCCATCATTGCCAATGCAGAAAAAAAATTCACCAAAACCCTGTTCACCGAAAAGGTCGGAGGAGTGCGACCGCAGCTGGCTGCAGCACCCAATGAGGCCGCAGAAGCCCGCTTTATTGTCCAGGAGATTCAGAAACACCACCAGAATGGCACCCCCCTGACCGACATCGCCGTCCTGTTCCGTTCCGGATTTCATTCGTTCAAGCTGGAAATCGAACTGGCGGCCCATGGTTTTGACTTTGAAAAACGTGGTGGTCTCCGACTGACGGAATCCGCCCACATTAAGGATGTGCTTTCCTTTTTACGGGTCATCATCAACCCCTGGGACAACCTCAGCTGGAACCGTATACTTCTCCAGCTGGAAAAGGTCGGCCCCAAGACCGTACAAAAGATTCTCAACAGTGTCCGGCAGGCGGACAATCCCTTGACAGCCCTGACCGCCTATCGGCCCGCACCAACCTGGCGCCTGCAGTTCGAGAAACTGGTGGACATGCTCGGCCGCCTGCACCAGCCGGATTTAACCCCATCGGATCAGTACGATCTGGTCATGGAGTACTATTCGCCGATCTTTGAAAAGATCTACTATGACGACTATCCCAAACGCCGCCGGGAACTTGAGCAGATCAAGGCTCTGATCAGCGGTTATGGTGATCTGCAGTCCTTTATCGATGACACCGCGCTTGATCCCCCTGAAGTTGGAGCAGATGCAGAAGGAATCCGCTCGGAACAGAGATTGACCCTGTCCACCATCCATTCAGCCAAAGGACTGGAATGGGATACGGTCTTTGTCATGGGGTTGGCCGAAGGACGTTTTCCCCACCAGCATGCCACGCCCGGCGAGCAGTGGGAGGAAGAACGACGCCTGCTGTACGTTGCGACAACCCGTGCTAAAAAAGAGCTTTTTCTCACCTATCCCAAGGAGATGCTCGGATCAGACCGCCAGCTGCTGCGCGCATCGCTCACCCCCTTTCTGCGGGAAGTCAGCCCCGGACTGTACACAAATATCGATCAGGTCAGTGCACGTACACCGCTGCAGACCGGTCAGTACCAGCAAACAACGTCGCAGCTTCGGCATCCGAACGTTCAATCAGCCAGAATAACCTACCAGGAGGGGATGCGGGTCACCCATGCCTTCTTCGGCCATGGCCGGGTGGTCTCGATTCCAGGCCCCCGTCGCATTGAAATCCTCTTTGATCGCCACGGCAGTAAAATTCTTCATCTTGACTACGCCAAACTTGAAATCCTTGACTGA